The sequence TGGCCGGATCATGGAAACGACCAAGAAAAGGATTGTATCGATATCAGTGGTGCAGGCGGGTTTGGTGATCGGAGGGCTCTATGGGGTGCTGGCCTTGTTCTTTTCGGTGTTCCTTGTGATTTTCGGGCTGATCGCGATGGTTGCCGGTGCGGGATCGAATGACGCTGCGGCAGCGCTTGGGGGAGGGGTCGGCATGATCGTCATCGCCGTCATACTACCGATTGTTTACGGTGCCTTGGGATTCGTTGCCGGGGTGATCATGGCCTTGGTTTACAACCTGATCGCCAAGATGACGGGAGGTCTTGAGATGACGGTCAAGCACGTGTAGCGAGGGATCGCGGCACGAAAAAGCCGGGCAGGTTACCCTGACCGGCTTTTTGAGAGGGGCGGCGACCGAAGATCGCCGCCACCTTTGAATTACATCATGCCGCCCATGCCGCCATGGTCGTGGCCGTGGCCGCCGCCGCCTTCTTCCTTCGCAGGGAGATCGGTGATGAGTGCCTCGGTGGTGAGGAGGAGTCCGGAAATGGACGCCGCGTTCTGGAGTGCGGAACGGGTGACCTTGGTCGGATCGACAACGCCGGAGGCGATGAGGTCTTCGTAGGAATCGGTTGCGACGTTGTAGCCGTGGCCTTTCTTGTTGGTCTTGACGTTCTCGACGATGAGCGCGCCTTCGCGGCCTGCGTTTGCGGCAAGCTGGCGGAGGGGAGCCTCGACCGCTTTTGCGACGATGCCCATGCCCGTTTTCTCGTCGAGGCTGGTTGCCGCGGAGAGGTAATCCCCTGCCTCACACGCTGCGAGAGCGCGGAGGAGAGCCGTGCCACCGCCTGGGACGATGCCTTCTTCCACCGCTGCGCGGGTGGCGTGAAGGGCGTCCTCGACGCGGGCTTTCTTCTCTTTCATCTCGGTCTCGGTGGCAGCCCCGACGTTGATGACGGCGACACCGCCTGCGAGTTTCGCAAGGCGCTCCTGGAGCTTCTCGGAATCGTAGTCGCTGGTGGTTTCCTCGATCTGACGGCGGATCTGGTTCACGCGGCCGGTGATGGCCTCGGAAGTTCCGCCGCCTTCGACGATGACGGTGGAGTCCTTGCTGATGGTGAGGCGCTTGGCTTCGCCGAGGTCGGTGAGTTCAACGGACTCCAGCTTGATGCCGAGGTCTTCGGTGATCACGCGGCCACCGGTGAGGATGGCGATGTCTTCGAGCATGGCCTTGCGGCGGTCGCCGAAGCCCGGTGCTTTCACAGCAGCAATGTTGAGGATGCCGCGGAGCTTATTGACCACGAGGGTCGCGAGGGCTTCGCCTTCGACGTCTTCCGCGATGATGATGAGCGGCTTGCCGGACTTGGCGACCTTCTCGAGGAGAGGGAGCATGTCCTTGAGCGAGCTGATCTTCTTCTCGTGGATGAGGATGAGCGCGTTATCGAAGGAAGCCTCCATGGTCTCCGGATCGGTGACGAAGTATGGGCTGAGGTAGCCTTTGTCGAACTGCATGCCTTCGACGACGTCGAGGGTGGTTTCGATGCCTTTGGCTTCCTCAACGGTGATGGTGCCGTCCTTGCCGACCTTGTCCATCGCTTCGGCGATGATGCCGCCGATTTCGGTGTCCCAGTTGGCGGAAACGGTTGCGACCTGGGCGATTTCCTTGGTGTCGGAGACAGTCTTGGAAATCTTCTTCAGTTCGGCGACGAGAGCCTCGGTGGCCTTCATGATGCCGCGCTGGAGCGAGATCGGGTTGGCACCGGCGGTGACGTTGCGGAGGCCTTCCTTGTAGATGGCTTCGGCAAGCACGGTTGCGGTCGTGGTTCCGTCACCTGCGATGTCGCTGGTCTTGGAGGAAACCTCACGGATGAGCTGTGCGCCCATGTTTTCGTAAGGGCACTCGAGTTCGATTTCCTTGGCAACGGAAACACCGTCCTTGGTGATCGTCGGGGAACCGAATTTCTTGTCGAGGATGACGTTGCGTCCGGCCGGCCCGAGGGTCGCCTTGACGGCACGTGCGAGTTTCTCAACACCGCGCAGGAGTGCCTGGCGTGCTGCTTCGTCGAATACTAGTTGTTTGGCCATAATGGGTAATAGTGATTTGTTATTGGTGATTGGATAATTTGGTGAAGAACATTTGGGCGAGCGGATACGGAATTTCCGAATACCTAATCCCCAATTCCAAATGTCCCTTCGCCGTTAGGCGACGATGCCGAGGATGTCGGACTCGGAGATGATGAGGACTTCGGCGCCGTCGAGCTTCACTTCGGTGCCGCCGTATTTGGAGATGAGCACCTTGTCGCCGACCTTGACGGAGAAGGCGATGTCGTTGCCCTTTTCGTCCTTGCCGCCTGTTCCGAGGCTGAGGACTTCAGCTTCCTGCGGTTTTTCCTTCGCGGTGTCGGGAAGGACGATTCCGCCTGCGCTGATCGCGTCGGCTTCGAGGCGTTTTACGAGGACACGTTGTCCGAGTGGTTTGATGCTTGCCATGTTTTTCGTTTGGTTTGTTGGTTGCTTGTTTGGTTTGAGAAGCCACGCCCACACATGGTGGGAGTGGAAATTTTAGTTAATCGACGACTTCAGCATCGACGACCTTGCCCTTGGCTTTCTTGGGTTCGGAGGATTCGCCGGAAGCTTCGGATGGCTCGGCGTCGGGTTCCGCGCCCATGGCGGCTCCGGCCTGTTGGGCGGCGGCGGCGAGGGCTTGGAGCTGGGATTCGAGTTCCGAGGATGCGGAGTTGATCTTGTCCAGGTCGTCGCTGGTGATCGCGTCGCGGACGGCCTTGACCTTTTCCTCAAGGGTGGACTTGAGTTCGGCGGGAGCCTTGTCGCCGAGTTCCTCGAGTTGTTTCTCGACGTTGAATGCGAGATTCTCGGCCTTGTTGACGGCATCGACTTTCTCGACGCGCTTGCGGTCTTCCTCGGCGTGGGCCTCGGCATCGGCCTTGGCTTTTGCGATCTCTTCCTCGGAGAGTCCGGAGGATCCCTGGATGGAGATTTTCTGTTCCTTGCCGGATTGTTTGTCCTTGGCGGAGACGTGGAGGATGCCGTTGGCGTCGATGTCGAAGGTGACTTCGATCTGCGGCTCGCCGCGGCGTGCGGGGGCGATGCCGTCGAGCTTGAAGTTTCCGAGCAGCTTGTTGTCGGCGAACATCGGGCGCTCTCCCTGGGAGATGCGGATGTCAACGGCGGGCTGGTTGTCGGAAGCGGTGGAGAAGGTTTGGGATTTCTTGGTCGGGATCGCGGTGTTGCGCTCGATCATCGGGGTGGCGCGGGAGCCTTCGGTTTCGATGGAGAGCGTGAGCGGGGTGACGTCCAGGAGGAGGACGTCCTTCACGTCACCGCGAAGCACGCCGCCCTGGATGGCCGCGCCGATGGCGACGACTTCGTCGGGGTTGACTCCCTGGTGAGGGGTCTGTCCGGCGAGTTCCTTGGCAATTTCGACGACTTTCGGCATGCGGGTCATGCCGCCGACGAGGACGAGCTCGTTGATTTCGGATGCGGAAACGCCAGCTTCCTTGAGGCAGTCGATGACCGGCTTCTTGGTGCGGGCGAAGAGCTTGTCTGTGAGTTGCTCCAGCTTGGAGCGGGAAAGGGTGAGCTGGATGTGTTTCGGCCCGTTCTGGTCTGCGGTGATGAAGGGGAGGTTGATGTCGTAGGACTGGCTGGACGAGAGTGCGATCTTGGCTTTCTCGGCCTCCTCCTTGATGCGTTGGAGTGCGTCTGCCTGGTTGGAGAGATCGACCCCCTGGTCTTTCTTGAATTCCGCGACGATGTATTCGATGAGTGCGTTGTCCCAATCGTCGCCACCGAGCTGGGTGTCGCCATCGGTTGCGAGCACTTCGAAAACGCCGTCGCCGATATCGAGGACGGAGATGTCGAAGGTTCCGCCGCCGAGGTCATACACGGCGATTTTCTCGTCCTTTTTCTTGTCGAGGCCGTATGCAAGGGCAGCGGCGGTGGGCTCGTTGATGATGCGGAGGACTTCGAGGCCGGCGATCTCACCGGCGGCCTTGGTGGCGTTGCGCTGGGAGTCGTTGAAGTATGCGGGGACGGTGATGACCGCCTGGGTGACTTTCTCGCCGAGCTTTGCTTCGGCGTCGGCTTTCAGTTTGCCGAGAACCATTCCCGCGATTTCCTGCGGGGAGTAGGTTTTGGTCTCGCCGGCGACCTCGACCTGGATGTGGGCGTCGCCATTGGAGGCGGCGACGATCTTGTAAGGCATGCGTTTGTCGGCCTCGGTGAGCTCGGAAAACTTGCGGCCGATGAGGCGTTTTGCGGAGAAGATCGTGTTTTTCGGGTTGGTGACGGCCTGGCGTTTGGCTGCCTGGCCGACGAGGCGCTCGCCGTTCTTCGCAAAGGCGACGACGGATGGCGTGGTGCGGGCACCTTCGGAGTTTTCAAGAACGGTTGGCTCGCCGCCGTCCATGATGGACATACAGGAGTTGGTGGTGCCGAGGTCGATTCCTAGAATTTTTGACATGATATTAAATGGTGGTGTTGCTGCGTGACCAATTGCAGGCCGCGTGCCGGATGGTTTCTGATTCTGTTAAGTCTTGGTATTCAGCGGTTTGTGGCAATTGGGCGGTTTTGCGGGCGTAGAGGATAGGGACAGGATGGCGCGACTTGATGGGGCATTATGTCGCAGTGCGACAAGGGGGTGGCATTTCCTTTGACAGTCCGGATGCGCTCACGAAGATATTCACCTATGAATAGAGTGATCGTTGCCTTGTCCCTCGCATGTCTTGTTTCCGTGGCGACCGCGGAGCCCCCAATGAATGTTTTGAGTGATGCCGAGAAGGAGGCTGGGTGGGTGCTGCTTTTCGATGGTGAGGATGCTTCGGAGCATTTCCGTGGCTACAGGAAGGATGTATTGCCCGCCGCATGGACGGTGGAGGGCGGCGAGTTTTCCCAGAAGGGCAGGGGAGGGGATGTCATCACCAGGGAGAAGTATGAGAGCTTTGAGTTATCCATCGACTGGAAGATCGGGGAAAAAGGGAACTCCGGGATCATGTTCAAGGTGCTGGAGACCGACGGCCCGCCCTACAAGACGGGGCCGGAGGCGCAGATCCAGGATAATGCGATGGGAAGCGATCCACAGAAATCCGGCTGGATGTACGGGCTTTATGCGGCGGATAAGGATACGACGAAGCCAGTGGGGGAGTGGAACAGCTTTGTCCTGAAATGCCAGAAAACGCCTGCCGGGACTTACAAGTGCGAGCACTGGATGAACGGCGAGAAATACGTTGAGTATGAGATCGGATCGGATGACTGGAAGGCGAAAGTGGCGGCATCGAAATTCGCTAAGTGGGAGGGATTTGGAACGGCGGATGCGGGTCATATCTGTTTGCAGGATCACGGGAATCCGGTTTCTTTCCGGAATATCAAGATCAGGGTGCTGGAGCCTCTGAAGTAGCGGACTTGCCATGCGGGATTCGGGATTTAGTTTTAGCCCATGGATACGTTACCCATGGAAACCCCGCTCCCGGCAAAGAAAGGCAGGCCATCCTGCCTGCTAATCGCAGCCATCGTCTTTGTGCTGCTGATTGTCTCGGTGGCCGGTGCGTATTTTTGGTACAATCGCCCGATCAAGCCCGTGGAGCTGAGCGCGCAGGAAACGCAGGCGCTGGAGCAGAAGATTGAGAGCATGGAGGCGGCTCCAGACGAGCCGGACTATCAGCCGGGCTCCAAGGAAATCGTCATCACCGAGCGCGAGCTGAACGGGCTGCTGGCGCAGAACACGGATCTGGGTGATAAGCTGAAATTCACCCTGGCGACTGATGAGATCCACGCCCGGATCGAGACCGACCTGGATGAGGGGATGCCGGTGGTCGGCGGGAAAAAGCTGAAGGCGAAGGCAAGGTTCCTGGTTGGCGATGCGGACGGGAAGCCCTCGCTCATGCTCGATGACCTGACGGTCTGGGGCGCATCGCTTCCGAACGATTGGCTCGGGGGCATGAAGGGCAAGGATCTGCTGGCCGAGCTTTTCGGAGGCGGGAAAATCAGCGGGATCGAGGAACTGCGGATCGAGCGGGGGCGGCTGGTGATCAGGCTGGCGGAGTGATTTTCCCCACCTCCTCCGCGATGATGCTGAGGCCGTCGCGGACAGTTGCTTCATCCATCGCGAAGGAGACCCGGAGGCACTCGTTGCGGTGCGGCCACTCCCCGTCGCCGCAGCCGAAGAAGAAATGCTCGCCCGGGATGACGAGCACCTGCCTCGCCTTGAGCCTGGAATAGAGTTCCGCGGAGGTGATGGGCAGTCCCGGGAACCAGAGCCAGAGGAAGAGCGCGCCTTCGCTGCGGTGCATGTGCCATGGGAAACGCGTGCCGAAGATTTCCCGTGCGGCAGCCTGGGCAACGGCGGATTTCTGTTTGTAGAACGGCTGGATGACCTCGCGGCTGAGGCGCAGGATTTCCCCGGAGCTGATGAGCGGCAGGGTGATCTGCTGGCCTATGCTCGGGTTGGCGAGGCCGGTGATGGCGGTCATTGAGGAGATCGCGCGGATGATCTCCGGGGCTGCGACCACGATGCCCGTACGGGTGCCGGGTAGGCCGAGTTTTGATAGGCTCAGGGTCAGGATGATGTGCCCGTCCCAGATCGGCTTTGCCTCGGTGAAGATAATCCCCGGAAACGGGGCGCCGTAGGCGTTGTCGATGATGAGCGGGATGCCCTTTTGCCTGGCGATTTCCGAAAGATGTTTCACCTCATCATCCGTCAAAACGTTGCCAGTGGGGTTGGTGGGGCGGGATACGCAGATGGCAGCCACATCGTCGGCGACCTCCATGTTCCCGAAGTCGATGTGGTATTTGAATTCGTTGGCTCCGGTGTGCTCGATCTCCGGGCGGAAGGAACGGAACATTTCCGGATCGAGTCCCTGGGCGGCGTAGCCGATGTATTCCGGGACCAAGGGGAAGAGGATCTTGCGCTTTGACCCGTCCGGCATGTCGCCGGCGAGGAGGTTGAAGAGGTAGAAAAACGCGGTTTGCCCGCCGCTGGTGATGGCGATGTTTTTTTCCCAGACATCCCAGCCGAAGGAATCGCGGAGCAGATCCGCGATGGCCTGGATGAAGGCGGGGTTGCCCTGCGGAGCATCGTAGGTGGTGAGCATCTTCCGAGAATCCACTTCGCTCTCGGAAATTTCGCGCAGCCGCTGTTGCCAGATTGCGTTGATTTCCGCGATCTGGGCAGGCTGCCCGCCACCCAGCATTTTCAGGTCGGGGCCTGCGCTCGCGAGGGCGTGGCCGAGGTCGTCCATCAGGTCGCCGATGCCGCTGCCGCCCGCCAGGCCTTGGCCGATCTTGGAGAAGGTGAAATCCATCGGAGCCATCCTAGTGCCAAGTGCGGCGGATTGGAATGCGAATTAGCCTGACTCATCAATTTAGCGCTGCATTTTTGCTGGTTCGGATGCCTGTGGCATGTAGAAAAAGCAAAATGAAAAAAGATGCTCTTAGGCTGGGTGCCATGCTGGCGGTGCTGGTGGCAAACTGCATGGCCGGGGAGGTGCGGGATTGGACGAGCAAGGATGGGCGCACGATCAGGGGCGAACTCATCGGGCTGAATGCGGACGGCGTGAAGCTGAAGCTGGCAGGCGGAAAGGTGGTGGATGTGCCATACGGGATGCTCTCCGCTCAGGATGCCGCCCATGCACAGGAAGCAGGTGCGGAGATCATTCCGGATTGGAATGGCTGGCCCAAGGAACTGCGGATGAATCTCAGTGATGTCAGGATCACCGTGGATGAGGAGCGGTCCAAGAACGGCCTGACATATTACCTGACGGAGCATTTCGAGCTGAAATCCGAGGTGGAGCTCGGCTCCCAGGTGCGGCTGGATGTGGGGCGCATCTTCGAGCTTACCCACCGGCTGATGCAGGCCTCGCCGTGGGGCATCATGGCCAGCCCCGATGGCGGGCGTTTCAAGGCCGAGCTTTACAAGACGCGCCAGAGCTACGTCGCGGCCGGAGCGCCGACGTGGTCGGGTGGCGTTTACATGGGCGACAGGAAAGTTTTCATGGTTCCCGTCGAGTCGCTGGGTTTGACGGATTCGAAGAGCGGCTACCGGCGCAACGAGGATTTTTCGCTGGATACGGTGGTGCATGAAATCACCCATATGCTGATGGCCGATGCACTCCAATATCTTCCCATCGCGGTTACGGAGGGCATCGCGGAATACATCAGCCACATCCCCTTGAGCCTTGGCGCGTTCAAGCCGCCCAGTGTCCTGGGGAAAATCAAGGATGCTTCCAAAAGGAGAAAGCCATTGGCGTTTGAGACGCTTCTCGGGATGACCGCCAGCCAGTGGGCGGGGACAAAGCCGGTGCCGAGGGCGCCGGGCGGCACCGGCCCATCGCAGCAGCCGGTCGATCCCCATTCAAAGTCCGAGCAGTACCATGGCAGCCTTCTCCTCGCCTATCACCTGATGCATGGCCTTGATGGGGGGGAGCCTCACAGGCTGCGGAAGCTCGTTTACAGGGCACATGCGAAGGCGAAAAAGCGTGAGGCCCAGTTCAGGCAATACGACGACGATTTTGCGGTTTACGAGAAGGCCATCGCGGAGTTCATGAAGCTTCCCGGGGTGAAGGATATGGGAGAGGAAGGTTTCACCTATCCGGCGGATCTGACTCCGCCTGAAGCCCCTGAATTGCCCTTCGGTGAGGAGACCGATGAGGAAATGGAACTTTGGGATATGGATGTGATTTTCTCAGGAGAAAGCCCGGCTGCGTTCGCGAGGGAGATGGCCGAGAAGCTGGAGGCCGCGGGAATCAGCCTGCATGCGGGATTGTAGCCTTGCCATCGCGCCGCGCTTGCAAACCGCCTCCACTCCCGGCAGCTTCGCCTGGCTATGGGATTTGATTTCGATACGGTGATCGCGAGGCAAGGGACGGGCTGCATCAAGTACGACCGCAGGCCGGAGCTCGATCCGTTCTGGGTGGCGGACATGGATTTCGCATCGGCTCCGGCGATCCTAAATGCCCTGCACAGGCGGGTGGATCATGGTGTGTTCGGATATGCGCAGGCACATCCCGGCCTGGTGGATGCGGTGCGCGCCTACCTGGAAACCCGCAGGCAGGTCTCCCTTGACGAGGATCACCTGATCCACCTTGGGGGCTTGGTTCCGGCTCTTTCCCTTGCCGCCCGGGCGTTCTGTGGAAGCGGCGATGAGGTGATGACCTGCATCCCGGTCTATTATCCGTTCCTCAATGTGCACAAGGATGCGGGCGCGCGGCTGCTGACGGTGGATCATGTTTTCGAAAACGGGCGCTGGGTGTTCGACTGGGCGAGGATGGAGTCCTCGGTAACCGATAGGACAAAGGTTTTCCTGCTTTGCAATCCACAGAATCCGCTCGGCCGAGTATTCACCGAGGAGGAGATCGTACGAGTTGCCGAATTTTGCGAAAGGCACGGGCTGGTTCTGGTTTCGGATGAAATCCACTGCGATCTGATTCTCGACGAGGCGACCACCCCGCATTTCTCTGCGCTCCAGCTCCCGGAAAATCTCGCCAAGCGCACCATCACCCTGCTTTCCCCGAGCAAGACCTGGAACATCGCCGGGTTGGGCTATGCCTTTGCGATCATCCCCGACGACTCGGTGAGGAGGAAATTTTCCGCCGCGAAAGGCCATACTCTTGCCGAGATCAACGCGCTCTCCTATCACGCCGCTGAGGCCGCCTACAAGGATGCCGAGCCGTGGAGGAGGGAACTCATCGGCTACCTCAAGGCCAACCGCGACGAGCTTGTCAGGTTCATCACCGAGGAGTGCGATGGGCTCTCCATCATCGCCCCGGAAGCGACCTACCTCGCATGGATCGACGCACGCCAGCTGGGTGTGGAACATCCTGCGAGTTTTTTCGAGAAGGAAGCCGGATTGTTCCTCTCCGACGGAGCGGCCTTCGGCTGGTCGGGATACGTGCGCTTCAACTTCGCCTGCCCGAGGCAACGGATGCTGGAGGGGCTTGGGAAAATGAAAGCCGCGATCGGGAAAATTTCCCCTGGGTAGGGCTGGGCGGACCACCGACTCCGGTCGTGCCGGAAAAAGTCCTGTATTTTTTGGATGCGCATCCCACACTGGGGGCATGGATCTGGCTGCGACTTCGGAGGAGCTCTTGCACGAGGGCGCGCAGGTTGATGAGGATGCGCCGAGGGTGGAGATGGCCACCATGGATGACCTGCCGGCCTTGACCGAGCTGGTGATGGAGCTTTTCTCCATGTCTGACGGTGATTTCCAGCCCGACCGCGAGGTGCAGGAACGCGGGCTGCGGCTGATCCTTGAGCAGCCGAGCCGGGGGCGAATCGCCGTGGTGAGGAACAACGACCAGATCTTCGGCATGGTGAACATGCTGTTCACGATCTCAACCGCGCGCGGCGGCTTCGTGATCCTGATGGAGGATGTGGTGATTCATCCGCATCACCGTGGACAGGGCTACGGCACCATGCTGCTCGACCACGTGGTCGAGTATGCGAAGCAGAAGGACTTCCTCCGCATCACTCTCCTGACAGACAAGATCAGCGCCGAGAGCCAGGAATTCTTCAGGAAACAGGGCTTCGAATACTCGAACATGATCCCGATGCGGCGGCTGATCGGGTGACTTGCCGGTATATCAGGGATTGGATTCCAGTAGGTAGAAGGCTTTGTTGTCCGGGGAAGTGAAGCGGAACTCGAGTTTCCCTGCTGGATTGATTAGGGTTTGCGGAGCGCTCATGGGAAACGCTGTGAATGATGTAAGGTTGCTGGATTTCCTAACTCCGATCGTGAGGGTAAATTCACCCGTAGTGGGATTGCGTGCAAGCAATGGGCTGGGGACATGCAGTGCACCGAGCTGTGATTGGGTGAAAAGCCCAGCCGCATTACTGCCGGACATCAGGCTGGCGACGAGGTCCGGCTGCGCGATGGCGTAATCAAAGCCAAGCTCACGCAGTTGGTATTCTGCCAAATCACTCAGTCCATCGTTATCAGAATCCACAGTGGCGGAGAGGACCAAAGAATTGGCCTTGAGGGGGATGCTGACAGTCCCCAAGGCACTTGTGTAAGCAAGCGTGGCGGTTTTTGCTCCGGCGGTGCTAGCGCTGAAACGCAGAATCATCTGAACTGCGGGCGCCAATGGCTGGAGGGTCGCAGGTGTGGTTGCGACGAGCGAAAATGCTGCCGCATCTGGGCCAGAAATCGTGGCAGAACAGCCTGTGAGCGGGCTGGTGCCGGGATTGGAGACGAAAAATGTCAGATCAGCCGTGGTTCCGGAGATCACAGTCCCAAAGTCGCGGCTTTCCCCGCTGAGTATGGGATTACTCTCAGGCTGGGACAGCAGAAGTTGAGGGGTGAGCAGCAGGTCGTCATCAAGGATCTCTATCGAAGTAGTGCTGGGCGCGCCTGTGGCCGTGGTGGCATCGACTGGCACCAGCTCTAGCACAATGGATTCTGCCGATTCATGAATCGAGTCATTCAGGACCGCGAGTGGGACGATGAGCTCTGTATCTCCCGAGGGTATGGTGTGGACAACATCAGGAAGGGTGAAGTCGGAACTACCGCTGGCAGTGCTGGCAGAAGACACATCGATCTTGAATTGGGAGGGAATGTCCGTTTGTCCGTTGCGCTGGATGCGTAGCTCGACGTTGCCAGTGTTTTCCGGAACGCTGACGGGTAGGTTTTGGAAGGAAATCACAGGATGGTCGGGATCGTCATTCAAGAGTGTGACTTTTGCCGAAAAGGTGGAGATTTGCAGTCCAAAGGCGAGGGAGAGATCGATGTAAAATGACTCGTTCGGCTCAAACGTCCGATCCCCGAGGATATTGACAGAGTAGGTTGCTGCAGTGGATCCCGGGGGGAAGTCGATCACGCTTTCGTCAGATTTGAAATCCTCGTCGGCGATAGCTGAGTCACTGCGGGTGCTGCAGGTAATGTGACTGCGGAGTTTGCTGGCGATGGAGAGGTTGAGGGTGAGATTGAGCGTCTGGAAATCGTCGCCTTCCGAGAGAGTTGCATCGGCGAGGGAGACACTGGGAAATGGGTCGTTGTTTTTGATTCTGACGGTGAAAGTATTATTCGCACCTATGCCTATGCCGCCCGCCTCCACGAGAGTGAGGGCGAAGGACTCTCTGTCTTCATGAAACGGGTCGTCAACAATGGTGTAAGTTACGGATTGGGTGAGCACACCGGGCAGGAAGGTGAGAGTGGTGGAATTGGCACCGAGGTAGTCGCTGCCACGGGTGGAGTTGATGTCAAGCGCGAGGACTTTGACCTCCACCGTGCCGACTCCGCTACTGCGCTGCACGGTGGCGGTGATGGTGCCCACATCTTCGTCAACCAGCACACCGGAAGCCGTGAAAGTGACGACTTGGGCGGGCAAGGTATCGTCGTTGAGGACGGTTCCGATGGCAGGCGAGGAGTTGATGGTTTCAAATACACCGGGGTTGGCAGTGGTGAGTTCCAGGGTGGTGCTGAGCGAGAATGTTTCATCCGGCTCGTAGGCATTGTCGCCACGGATCGGCACTTGGATTTGAAAGACAGAAGGCGAGACGCTGACAACGCTTGGCGTTCCTGTGTCCGTAAAGTCGGTGGGATTTACCCCAGTTCCGGTGACTACGGCGGCTTGGCGGGCGATGCGTTCACATGGCCGTGAGAGCGCGGCGGTAAAGGTGGCGATGGGGGTGGCACCTTCGTTTCCTTCCAAAATCGTGACGGGCGTGATGGCAATGGTGGGAGAGGCATCGTCATCGATCAGATTGCCGATCTTGGGAGTTGTATCGGCAGAACTTCCGTTAGATGGTTCGCTTAGCGAGATGCTGATGGACTCGGTCTGTGGTTCATCGATGTCGTCCTGGAGGGCGTTAAGAGTGATGGTTCGCGATGTTTGGCCGTGGGCGAAATTGACGGTGCCATCGGGTAGATCGGTGCCAGTCAGCGACCAATCGCTGCCTGGGGTGGCGGTGGCGCTCAGCGGTGAGGTGATGACCCGTACGGAGGTG comes from Akkermansiaceae bacterium and encodes:
- the groL gene encoding chaperonin GroEL (60 kDa chaperone family; promotes refolding of misfolded polypeptides especially under stressful conditions; forms two stacked rings of heptamers to form a barrel-shaped 14mer; ends can be capped by GroES; misfolded proteins enter the barrel where they are refolded when GroES binds), which produces MMAKQLVFDEAARQALLRGVEKLARAVKATLGPAGRNVILDKKFGSPTITKDGVSVAKEIELECPYENMGAQLIREVSSKTSDIAGDGTTTATVLAEAIYKEGLRNVTAGANPISLQRGIMKATEALVAELKKISKTVSDTKEIAQVATVSANWDTEIGGIIAEAMDKVGKDGTITVEEAKGIETTLDVVEGMQFDKGYLSPYFVTDPETMEASFDNALILIHEKKISSLKDMLPLLEKVAKSGKPLIIIAEDVEGEALATLVVNKLRGILNIAAVKAPGFGDRRKAMLEDIAILTGGRVITEDLGIKLESVELTDLGEAKRLTISKDSTVIVEGGGTSEAITGRVNQIRRQIEETTSDYDSEKLQERLAKLAGGVAVINVGAATETEMKEKKARVEDALHATRAAVEEGIVPGGGTALLRALAACEAGDYLSAATSLDEKTGMGIVAKAVEAPLRQLAANAGREGALIVENVKTNKKGHGYNVATDSYEDLIASGVVDPTKVTRSALQNAASISGLLLTTEALITDLPAKEEGGGGHGHDHGGMGGMM
- a CDS encoding valine--pyruvate transaminase, with the translated sequence MDFTFSKIGQGLAGGSGIGDLMDDLGHALASAGPDLKMLGGGQPAQIAEINAIWQQRLREISESEVDSRKMLTTYDAPQGNPAFIQAIADLLRDSFGWDVWEKNIAITSGGQTAFFYLFNLLAGDMPDGSKRKILFPLVPEYIGYAAQGLDPEMFRSFRPEIEHTGANEFKYHIDFGNMEVADDVAAICVSRPTNPTGNVLTDDEVKHLSEIARQKGIPLIIDNAYGAPFPGIIFTEAKPIWDGHIILTLSLSKLGLPGTRTGIVVAAPEIIRAISSMTAITGLANPSIGQQITLPLISSGEILRLSREVIQPFYKQKSAVAQAAAREIFGTRFPWHMHRSEGALFLWLWFPGLPITSAELYSRLKARQVLVIPGEHFFFGCGDGEWPHRNECLRVSFAMDEATVRDGLSIIAEEVGKITPPA
- the dnaK gene encoding molecular chaperone DnaK; amino-acid sequence: MSKILGIDLGTTNSCMSIMDGGEPTVLENSEGARTTPSVVAFAKNGERLVGQAAKRQAVTNPKNTIFSAKRLIGRKFSELTEADKRMPYKIVAASNGDAHIQVEVAGETKTYSPQEIAGMVLGKLKADAEAKLGEKVTQAVITVPAYFNDSQRNATKAAGEIAGLEVLRIINEPTAAALAYGLDKKKDEKIAVYDLGGGTFDISVLDIGDGVFEVLATDGDTQLGGDDWDNALIEYIVAEFKKDQGVDLSNQADALQRIKEEAEKAKIALSSSQSYDINLPFITADQNGPKHIQLTLSRSKLEQLTDKLFARTKKPVIDCLKEAGVSASEINELVLVGGMTRMPKVVEIAKELAGQTPHQGVNPDEVVAIGAAIQGGVLRGDVKDVLLLDVTPLTLSIETEGSRATPMIERNTAIPTKKSQTFSTASDNQPAVDIRISQGERPMFADNKLLGNFKLDGIAPARRGEPQIEVTFDIDANGILHVSAKDKQSGKEQKISIQGSSGLSEEEIAKAKADAEAHAEEDRKRVEKVDAVNKAENLAFNVEKQLEELGDKAPAELKSTLEEKVKAVRDAITSDDLDKINSASSELESQLQALAAAAQQAGAAMGAEPDAEPSEASGESSEPKKAKGKVVDAEVVD
- a CDS encoding co-chaperone GroES, which codes for MASIKPLGQRVLVKRLEADAISAGGIVLPDTAKEKPQEAEVLSLGTGGKDEKGNDIAFSVKVGDKVLISKYGGTEVKLDGAEVLIISESDILGIVA
- a CDS encoding putative C-S lyase, with the protein product MGFDFDTVIARQGTGCIKYDRRPELDPFWVADMDFASAPAILNALHRRVDHGVFGYAQAHPGLVDAVRAYLETRRQVSLDEDHLIHLGGLVPALSLAARAFCGSGDEVMTCIPVYYPFLNVHKDAGARLLTVDHVFENGRWVFDWARMESSVTDRTKVFLLCNPQNPLGRVFTEEEIVRVAEFCERHGLVLVSDEIHCDLILDEATTPHFSALQLPENLAKRTITLLSPSKTWNIAGLGYAFAIIPDDSVRRKFSAAKGHTLAEINALSYHAAEAAYKDAEPWRRELIGYLKANRDELVRFITEECDGLSIIAPEATYLAWIDARQLGVEHPASFFEKEAGLFLSDGAAFGWSGYVRFNFACPRQRMLEGLGKMKAAIGKISPG
- a CDS encoding GNAT family N-acetyltransferase, with product MDLAATSEELLHEGAQVDEDAPRVEMATMDDLPALTELVMELFSMSDGDFQPDREVQERGLRLILEQPSRGRIAVVRNNDQIFGMVNMLFTISTARGGFVILMEDVVIHPHHRGQGYGTMLLDHVVEYAKQKDFLRITLLTDKISAESQEFFRKQGFEYSNMIPMRRLIG
- a CDS encoding DUF1080 domain-containing protein, with product MNVLSDAEKEAGWVLLFDGEDASEHFRGYRKDVLPAAWTVEGGEFSQKGRGGDVITREKYESFELSIDWKIGEKGNSGIMFKVLETDGPPYKTGPEAQIQDNAMGSDPQKSGWMYGLYAADKDTTKPVGEWNSFVLKCQKTPAGTYKCEHWMNGEKYVEYEIGSDDWKAKVAASKFAKWEGFGTADAGHICLQDHGNPVSFRNIKIRVLEPLK